In Bubalus bubalis isolate 160015118507 breed Murrah chromosome 3, NDDB_SH_1, whole genome shotgun sequence, a genomic segment contains:
- the SKA2 gene encoding spindle and kinetochore-associated protein 2 isoform X3 gives MEAEVDKLELMKNPVTLLKELSAIKSRYQTLHVRFKPIAVEQKETKSRICATFNKTMTLIQELQKETDLERSQRKTWNHGEQSLARIISFPVFQIEEGNFVTI, from the exons AAAAATCCAGTTACACTTTTAAAGGAATTGTCAGCAATAAAGTCTCGATATCAAACTTTGCATGTTCGCTTTAAACCAATTGCTGTGGAGCAGAAAGAGACTAAGAGCCGCATTTGTGCTACTTTCAATAAGACTATGACCTTGATACAAGAACTGCAAAAGGAAACAGACCTGGAG AGATCACAAAGAAAAACATGGAATCATGGAGAACAAAGTCTTGCCAGAATAATATCATTTCCTGTTTTTCAGATAGAAGAGGGAAATTTTGTCACTATTTGA